Genomic segment of Actinomycetota bacterium:
GGGCATCGCCCCCGAGGACCAGCCCCACGTCTTCGACCGCTTCTGGCGCGCCGACCGCGCCCGCGCCCGCGCCGACGGCGGCACCGGCCTCGGCCTGGCCATCGTCCGCCAGATCGTCGAGAGCCACGGCGGCCAGATCCGCCTCCAGTCCAAGGTCGGCGTCGGTTCCTCCTTCGTCATCTGGCTCCCCGTCACCCCCACCCCCACCCCCACCCCCGGGACGACCCCCCGCCCCCCGGCCCCCGCCCTCACCCCCGCCGAGCGCGCCCGCACCAGGCCGTCGTTCGGCCCCGGGTCGGAGTAGGCGCCGCGGCGGTTCGCCGCCGCGGTCCCGGCCCGCCCCACGGCTCCCGGTCGCCTTCCCGCCCTTATCTCGCCTTGAGGCTCGGCTTACTGGTGCTTTAGCGGTCGCTGCCTACGCTCGACCACGAGGCTTGCCATGTTCGACCCCGCAGGAGGCGACCGAATGTCCATTCGCGACGGCCTGGAGCCATCGCGCTCCCAGGACTCCGACACCCAGACCCAACCTCTTCCCCGCGACCCCCGCCCCGAGACCGCCCCCGACCAGCCCGCCGGCACCCCCGTGGACCCGCAGCCCCTACCGCCCGCGGCGTCGCAGCCCGGACCGGCCGACGAGGCCTGGCCGTCGTCCTGGGGCCAGGCGCCGTCGTCCTGGGATGCGTCCCCGGCCCCCGCCGACGCCGCCGCCTGGACCCAGCCCAAGGCCGCCCAGGGACCGTCCTGGACCCAGCAGCCCACCCCGGCCGCCCAGCCCAGGGACCCCGAGCCCCGGCCCGACCAGCCCCAGGCCGACTGGGGCCAGGGCGGCAGCGGCGGCGGGTACCCGACCGTCCCCGCCTGGGGCTCGCGACCGGCCGACGCCGGCTCGCCCAGCGGCCGCCGCCCGTCCCGCTGGGTGGCTGGCGCCGTGGCCGGTGTGGTCCTGCTCGCCGCCGGCTTCGGGATCAGCCGGGCGCTCGACGACGACGCCACCCCGTCGGGCGCCGGCATCCCGACCGCGGCCCCCGCGTCCGGGACTCCCGTCCCCTCGGGCTCGGCCTCGGGCCAGGAGCCGGCCGCCGTCGTGGCCAAGGCCCTGCTTCCCACCGTGGTCGAGATCCGTCGCGACAACGGCGCCGGCTCCGGCTTCGTCTACGACGAGAACGGCTACATCATGACCGCCGCCCACGTCATCCAGGGCGTCGACCAGGTCGAGGTCCGGCTCTACGACGGCACCGAGCTGCAGGGCGAGGTCGTCGGCACCGACGAGCGCAACGACGTCGGCGTGGTCAAGGTCGACCGCACCGGTCTCAGGGCGGCGCCGCTCGGCATCGGCCAGGACCTCCAGGTCGGCCAGCTCGCGATCGCCATCGGCAGTCCCTTCGGCCTCAACGAGACCGTGACCGCCGGCATCGTCAGCTCCACCGACCGCGTCCTTGAGGACGGCCGCGAGGTCATCCAGACCGACGCCCCGATCAACCCGGGCAACTCCGGTGGCGTGCTCGCCGACCGGCAGGGCCGCGTCATCGGCATCAACAGCGCCATCCGCCCCGGCGCCAACTCCAACGGCAACGTCGGCATCGGCTTCGCCGTCCCGATCGACATCGCCGCCAAGTCGGCCGCGGCCATCGTCAAGGGCGAGCAGCTCCAGATCGGCTACCTCGGCGTGACGCCGTCGCTCACCACCGGCGGCCGCGACGGCGCCCTCATCCAGGAGGTCGCGCCCGGCAGCCCGGCGGCGAATGCCGGCATCCAGCCCGGCGACCTGGTGGCTTCGATCGACGGCAAGGCGATCGAGAACTACAGCGAGATGATCGCCGCCATCCGGAACCACCAGCCCGGCGACAAGATCACGCTCGGCATCGTCCAAGGGGGGAACG
This window contains:
- a CDS encoding trypsin-like peptidase domain-containing protein; protein product: MSIRDGLEPSRSQDSDTQTQPLPRDPRPETAPDQPAGTPVDPQPLPPAASQPGPADEAWPSSWGQAPSSWDASPAPADAAAWTQPKAAQGPSWTQQPTPAAQPRDPEPRPDQPQADWGQGGSGGGYPTVPAWGSRPADAGSPSGRRPSRWVAGAVAGVVLLAAGFGISRALDDDATPSGAGIPTAAPASGTPVPSGSASGQEPAAVVAKALLPTVVEIRRDNGAGSGFVYDENGYIMTAAHVIQGVDQVEVRLYDGTELQGEVVGTDERNDVGVVKVDRTGLRAAPLGIGQDLQVGQLAIAIGSPFGLNETVTAGIVSSTDRVLEDGREVIQTDAPINPGNSGGVLADRQGRVIGINSAIRPGANSNGNVGIGFAVPIDIAAKSAAAIVKGEQLQIGYLGVTPSLTTGGRDGALIQEVAPGSPAANAGIQPGDLVASIDGKAIENYSEMIAAIRNHQPGDKITLGIVQGGNETTITATLTERPAG